One genomic window of Luteitalea pratensis includes the following:
- the xylA gene encoding xylose isomerase — translation MSDAYQPQPAHKFTFGLWTISNRGRDPFGEPVRDPLPPNDAVAMLGDVGAWGVNLHDNDLVPIDATAAERDRIVREFKAAMQQHGVVCPMATVSLFTDPIFKDGAFTANDPQVRAYAVQKTMGAMDLGAELGATIFVLWGGREGTETDACRRPDDAVKRLREAVNYLCEYNIAQGYQYRFAMEAKPNEPRGDIYMSTTGSYLGFIPTLDHPDMVGVNPEVAHETMAGLNFTHAVGQAWDAGKLFHIDLNDQNPGRYDQDFRFGAANPRAAFFLVKFLEDVGYAGPRHFDAHAYRTEDYEGVKAFARGCMRTYLILKEKAARWNADAEIQAIVKAAHGDGANLGPFSADSARALANREFDRKAIAAPGLAYEQLDQLTTEILLGVR, via the coding sequence GTGTCAGACGCCTACCAACCTCAACCTGCCCACAAATTCACGTTCGGCCTCTGGACCATCAGCAACCGCGGTCGGGATCCCTTCGGCGAGCCCGTCCGCGACCCGTTGCCCCCGAACGACGCCGTCGCGATGCTCGGCGACGTGGGCGCCTGGGGCGTCAACCTGCACGACAACGACCTCGTCCCCATCGACGCGACCGCCGCGGAACGCGACCGGATTGTCCGCGAGTTCAAGGCCGCGATGCAGCAGCACGGCGTGGTGTGCCCGATGGCCACGGTCAGCCTGTTCACCGACCCGATCTTCAAGGACGGCGCCTTCACCGCCAACGACCCGCAGGTGCGGGCCTACGCCGTGCAGAAGACGATGGGTGCGATGGACCTCGGCGCCGAACTCGGCGCCACGATCTTCGTCCTGTGGGGGGGCCGCGAGGGCACCGAAACCGACGCCTGCCGGCGCCCGGACGACGCCGTGAAGCGCTTGCGGGAAGCGGTGAACTACCTGTGCGAGTACAACATCGCCCAGGGCTACCAGTACCGGTTTGCGATGGAGGCCAAGCCCAACGAGCCGCGCGGGGACATCTACATGTCCACCACGGGCAGCTACCTCGGCTTCATCCCCACGCTCGACCATCCGGACATGGTGGGCGTCAACCCTGAGGTCGCGCACGAGACGATGGCCGGCCTGAACTTCACGCACGCCGTCGGCCAGGCGTGGGACGCGGGCAAGCTGTTCCACATCGACCTGAACGATCAGAATCCCGGCCGCTACGACCAGGACTTCCGCTTCGGCGCCGCCAACCCGCGGGCCGCCTTCTTCCTGGTGAAATTCCTCGAGGACGTCGGCTACGCCGGGCCGCGTCATTTCGATGCGCATGCGTACCGCACCGAGGACTACGAGGGGGTCAAGGCCTTCGCCCGCGGCTGCATGCGCACCTACCTGATCCTCAAGGAGAAGGCCGCGCGCTGGAATGCCGACGCCGAGATCCAGGCGATCGTCAAGGCCGCCCATGGCGACGGTGCCAACCTCGGGCCGTTCAGCGCCGATAGCGCCCGCGCACTTGCCAACCGCGAGTTCGATCGCAAGGCCATCGCGGCGCCGGGACTGGCCTACGAGCAGCTCGATCAGCTGACGACCGAAATCCTCCTCGGCGTCAGATAG
- the xylB gene encoding xylulokinase, giving the protein MTYLLGIDVGTGGTRALILDESGTVIASATSDHAPFASPHTGWAEQDPDDWWRACRQAVPRALEQAGLQASDIVAIGLSGQMHGATLLDTAGAVVRPALIWCDQRTQAECDQLTERIGAARLIELTSNPALTGFTLPKLLWVRRTEPDAWARVRHVLLPKDYIRFRLTGRMATDVADASGTLLFDVARRTWSSEMLAATSLPASLLPEAFEGPQVTGSLTAEGAAAVGLLAGTPVVAGGGDQAAGAVGMGIVRAGAVCATIGTSGVVFAATDRPALDPSGRVHTFCHAVPGRWHVMGVTQAAGLSLRWFRDRFGSGGSDGRDPYERLTDEALAVPPGADGVLWAPYLMGERTPHLDASARAALIGLAASHTRGHVIRAILEGVAFSLQDSFTILREMQVPVEAIRLGGGGARSALWRQVQADVYGQSVQTVAAEEGAACGAGLLAGVGVGLWPDVDTACDRVVRVTSEVTPGEGAAVLARQYLAYRALYPALKQVQALLMPQASSLQPPASSLQPQASSLRPEP; this is encoded by the coding sequence ATGACCTACCTCCTTGGCATCGACGTCGGTACCGGCGGCACGCGCGCCCTCATCCTGGACGAGTCGGGCACCGTGATCGCGTCTGCGACCTCTGACCACGCGCCATTCGCGTCACCGCACACAGGCTGGGCGGAACAGGATCCCGACGACTGGTGGCGCGCCTGTCGGCAGGCGGTGCCTCGCGCGCTCGAGCAGGCCGGCCTTCAGGCATCCGATATCGTCGCCATCGGGCTGAGTGGGCAGATGCACGGCGCTACCCTGCTCGACACTGCGGGCGCGGTCGTCCGGCCTGCCCTGATCTGGTGCGACCAGCGTACGCAGGCAGAGTGCGACCAACTCACCGAGCGGATCGGCGCGGCGCGCCTGATCGAGTTGACGAGTAACCCGGCGCTGACGGGCTTCACGCTGCCGAAGCTGCTGTGGGTCCGACGAACCGAGCCTGACGCCTGGGCCCGCGTCCGCCACGTGCTCCTGCCCAAGGACTACATTCGATTCCGCCTGACCGGGCGGATGGCCACCGACGTCGCCGACGCATCGGGCACGCTGCTCTTCGACGTAGCGCGACGAACCTGGTCCAGCGAGATGCTCGCGGCCACGAGCTTGCCGGCCTCGCTGTTGCCGGAAGCGTTCGAAGGTCCCCAGGTGACCGGCTCACTGACCGCCGAAGGCGCGGCCGCTGTCGGGTTGCTCGCCGGGACACCCGTCGTCGCCGGTGGCGGCGACCAGGCTGCCGGCGCCGTCGGCATGGGCATCGTCCGCGCCGGCGCCGTCTGCGCCACGATCGGCACCTCCGGCGTCGTGTTCGCCGCGACGGACCGGCCGGCACTGGATCCGAGTGGACGCGTCCACACCTTCTGCCATGCCGTCCCGGGACGATGGCACGTGATGGGCGTCACCCAGGCGGCGGGGTTGTCGCTGCGCTGGTTCAGGGATCGCTTCGGCTCGGGCGGCAGCGATGGCCGCGACCCGTACGAACGACTGACCGACGAGGCGTTGGCGGTGCCGCCGGGCGCCGACGGCGTGCTGTGGGCGCCGTACCTGATGGGCGAACGGACGCCGCACCTCGATGCCTCGGCGCGTGCGGCGCTGATCGGCCTGGCGGCCTCGCACACACGCGGGCACGTCATCCGGGCCATCCTCGAAGGCGTCGCCTTCAGCTTGCAGGACAGCTTCACCATCCTCCGGGAGATGCAGGTGCCCGTGGAGGCAATCCGCCTCGGTGGCGGTGGCGCGCGATCAGCCCTGTGGCGGCAGGTGCAGGCCGACGTCTACGGCCAGTCGGTGCAAACGGTGGCTGCCGAGGAAGGTGCAGCCTGCGGCGCCGGTCTCCTTGCCGGTGTCGGCGTCGGTTTGTGGCCGGACGTCGACACGGCCTGCGACCGCGTCGTGCGCGTCACCAGCGAAGTGACGCCAGGCGAAGGGGCGGCCGTGCTGGCCCGTCAGTACCTCGCTTACCGCGCCCTGTACCCGGCGCTGAAGCAGGTACAGGCACTCCTGATGCCTCAAGCCTCAAGCCTCCAGCCTCCAGCCTCCAGCCTCCAGCCTCAAGCCTCAAGCTTGAGACCTGAGCCCTGA
- a CDS encoding alpha/beta hydrolase — MHHRLPAAVLIALAMSTPAAAQLPATGTELPLWSGPVPLANGTGVEDTPALTVYQPAPGTATGAAFVVLPGGGYRGRAAHEGEPVARWLASVGVTAFVARYRVSPYRHPAPLFDALRAIRYVRAHRKDWGLDGRVGILGFSAGGHLASSAATQFTEGDPSATDVIERVSSRPDLAILIYPVITFTDEAVVHKGSRTNLLGADATPEQMAAMSSELRVTSRTPPVFMVHTTADTGVPPENSLLFVQALRKAGVDLELHLYEGGRHGFGLGEKEGPIGTWPVMGSLWLHKHGFAKETTLSIR; from the coding sequence ATGCACCACCGCTTGCCTGCTGCTGTCCTCATCGCGCTCGCCATGTCCACGCCTGCCGCCGCGCAACTACCCGCCACGGGCACCGAGTTGCCGCTGTGGTCCGGTCCCGTGCCCCTGGCCAACGGGACCGGCGTCGAAGACACGCCGGCACTGACGGTGTACCAGCCGGCACCGGGGACGGCGACCGGAGCCGCGTTCGTCGTGTTGCCGGGCGGTGGCTATCGCGGGCGGGCGGCGCATGAAGGGGAGCCGGTGGCGAGGTGGCTCGCCTCCGTCGGCGTGACCGCATTCGTGGCGCGGTATCGCGTGTCCCCATATCGGCATCCGGCGCCGCTGTTCGATGCGTTGCGCGCGATCCGATACGTGCGGGCGCACCGCAAGGACTGGGGCCTGGACGGTCGCGTCGGCATCCTGGGCTTCTCGGCCGGCGGGCATCTCGCCAGCAGCGCGGCGACACAGTTCACCGAGGGTGATCCGAGCGCCACCGACGTGATCGAGCGGGTGAGCAGTCGGCCCGACCTGGCCATCCTGATCTATCCCGTCATCACGTTCACCGACGAAGCGGTGGTCCACAAGGGATCCCGCACGAACCTGCTCGGCGCCGACGCGACGCCCGAGCAGATGGCGGCGATGTCGTCCGAGCTCCGCGTGACGAGTCGGACGCCGCCAGTGTTCATGGTCCACACGACCGCCGACACCGGGGTGCCCCCGGAGAACAGCCTGCTGTTCGTGCAGGCCCTCCGCAAGGCCGGTGTCGACCTCGAGTTGCACCTCTACGAAGGGGGGCGCCACGGCTTCGGTCTCGGCGAAAAGGAAGGGCCCATCGGCACCTGGCCGGTGATGGGCAGCCTGTGGCTCCACAAGCACGGGTTCGCGAAGGAGACGACACTGTCGATCAGGTAG
- a CDS encoding FAD-dependent oxidoreductase gives MRHTLLGTLAILVTSSAAIAQPAPNTFDVVVYGGTAGGVVMAIAAAREGASVALLEPRDHLGGMVSGGLGWTDFGKKEVIGGYALEFYERAGKKYGVPIQWYLEPHVAENIFHEWVAEAGVRVFFRHRLVEKTGVTKDGLRVVAIHMENGATFRARVFADATYEGDLMAQAGVSYTFGREGSDRYGESLAGVRDRTPLHQFQVNIPARDASGALLPEVSGEQRSSAGTADTKLQAYNFRVCMTQREDNRVPFPMPNGYSPGRFAVLAKMLAAMDAIKKAAASDPAGAERRGDPKSRLTQPWTLWDVMKPDPIPNGKTDTNNNGAFSTDYIGGNYAYAEGDYATRARIWQAHVDYVQGFLYFLQHDPLVPAALQAAMTPWGLCKDEFVDTEHWPHQLYVREARRMVGEFVVSQKDIQTELTKRDAIGMGSYNSDSHNIQRIVNAEGFAENEGDMQVSVTPYQIPYRVMLPRRTEATNLLVPVAFSASHVAYSTLRMEPQYMIIGHAAGVAAKMAIDADIPVQAVPPAALRARLSSQRAVFEWTR, from the coding sequence ATGAGACACACACTTCTCGGCACGCTCGCCATTCTCGTCACTTCGTCGGCCGCCATCGCGCAGCCCGCCCCCAACACGTTCGACGTCGTGGTCTACGGCGGCACTGCCGGCGGCGTCGTCATGGCCATCGCCGCGGCGCGCGAGGGTGCCTCGGTGGCGTTGCTCGAGCCGCGCGATCACCTCGGCGGGATGGTCTCGGGCGGCCTGGGCTGGACCGACTTCGGCAAGAAGGAGGTCATCGGCGGGTACGCGCTCGAGTTCTACGAGCGCGCCGGCAAGAAATACGGCGTGCCGATCCAGTGGTATCTCGAGCCGCATGTCGCCGAGAACATCTTCCACGAGTGGGTCGCCGAGGCGGGCGTGCGCGTGTTCTTCCGGCATCGGCTGGTCGAGAAGACGGGGGTCACCAAGGACGGGCTGCGCGTCGTGGCCATCCACATGGAGAACGGCGCGACCTTCCGTGCCAGGGTCTTTGCCGACGCGACCTACGAAGGGGACCTGATGGCACAGGCCGGCGTGTCCTATACGTTCGGACGCGAGGGAAGCGACAGGTATGGCGAGTCGCTGGCCGGCGTCCGCGATCGGACGCCGCTGCACCAGTTCCAGGTGAACATCCCGGCGCGCGACGCGTCCGGCGCATTGCTGCCGGAGGTGTCAGGCGAGCAGCGGTCGTCGGCAGGCACCGCCGACACCAAGCTGCAGGCCTACAACTTCCGCGTGTGCATGACGCAACGCGAGGACAACCGCGTGCCGTTCCCGATGCCGAACGGCTACAGCCCTGGTCGATTTGCGGTGCTGGCGAAGATGCTGGCGGCCATGGACGCGATCAAGAAGGCCGCCGCCTCCGATCCGGCCGGCGCGGAACGCCGCGGCGACCCGAAGAGCCGGCTGACCCAGCCGTGGACGTTGTGGGATGTGATGAAGCCGGATCCGATTCCGAACGGCAAGACCGACACCAACAACAACGGCGCGTTCTCGACCGATTACATCGGCGGTAACTATGCCTACGCGGAGGGTGATTACGCGACCCGCGCACGCATCTGGCAGGCGCACGTCGATTACGTCCAGGGCTTCCTGTATTTCCTGCAGCACGATCCGCTCGTGCCCGCGGCGCTGCAGGCGGCGATGACGCCGTGGGGCCTCTGCAAGGACGAGTTCGTCGACACGGAGCACTGGCCCCACCAGCTCTACGTGCGTGAAGCGCGTCGCATGGTCGGGGAGTTCGTCGTCTCACAGAAGGACATCCAGACCGAACTCACCAAGCGCGACGCGATCGGCATGGGCTCGTACAACAGCGACTCCCACAACATCCAGCGCATCGTCAACGCCGAGGGATTTGCCGAGAACGAAGGCGACATGCAGGTATCGGTGACGCCCTACCAGATTCCGTATCGCGTAATGCTGCCGCGCCGTACCGAGGCCACCAACCTGCTGGTGCCGGTGGCATTCTCGGCCTCGCACGTCGCCTACTCGACGCTGCGCATGGAGCCGCAGTACATGATCATCGGCCACGCCGCCGGGGTGGCCGCGAAGATGGCGATCGATGCCGACATCCCGGTCCAGGCCGTGCCGCCAGCGGCGCTGAGAGCCAGGCTGTCGAGCCAGCGCGCTGTCTTCGAGTGGACCAGGTAG
- a CDS encoding Gfo/Idh/MocA family protein produces the protein MRVGFTGGGNITDTHIRAVQGVPGLQPVGVCGPNATKVGALAARDGLISAASLESLLGQTPLDIVCIGTPSGVHADEIALAASRGCHVLCEKPLDVTLERVDTAIAAAERAGVSLGIFFQDRCTPAFQEAREAIASGRLGRVLLVDARVKWYRAPEYYKTAAWRGTPSLDGGGALMNQGIHTVDLLLYLLGDVTEVQARAATVLHAIDVEDTLVASMVFASGAVGTLQATTAAWPGYPRRVEITGSEGTLVIEHDRIASWDLKSGHQDGTTLTSATKSASTAVVADATPHRRVVEDFVDALQHKRRPACDGREGRRSIALAEALYESARSGALTTVAHD, from the coding sequence ATGCGCGTGGGATTCACCGGCGGCGGCAACATCACCGACACACACATCCGGGCCGTGCAGGGCGTGCCCGGTCTCCAGCCCGTCGGCGTGTGTGGCCCGAATGCGACGAAGGTGGGCGCCCTCGCCGCTCGTGACGGCCTCATCAGTGCGGCGTCGCTCGAGTCGCTCCTCGGCCAGACCCCCCTCGACATCGTTTGCATCGGCACGCCCTCGGGTGTGCATGCCGACGAGATTGCGCTTGCCGCCTCGCGCGGCTGCCATGTGCTGTGCGAGAAGCCGCTCGACGTGACGCTCGAGCGCGTGGACACGGCCATCGCCGCCGCCGAACGCGCGGGCGTGTCGCTCGGTATCTTCTTCCAGGATCGATGCACGCCGGCATTTCAGGAGGCGCGCGAGGCCATCGCGTCAGGGCGACTCGGTCGTGTGCTCCTCGTGGACGCCCGCGTGAAGTGGTACCGGGCGCCGGAGTACTACAAGACGGCGGCCTGGCGGGGCACGCCGTCGCTCGACGGTGGTGGCGCGCTGATGAACCAGGGGATTCACACCGTCGACCTGCTGCTCTACCTGCTCGGTGACGTGACCGAGGTCCAGGCACGTGCCGCGACCGTGCTGCATGCGATCGACGTGGAGGACACGCTGGTCGCGTCGATGGTCTTTGCATCCGGCGCCGTCGGCACGCTCCAGGCGACAACGGCCGCGTGGCCCGGTTACCCGCGCCGTGTCGAAATCACCGGCAGCGAGGGCACCCTGGTGATCGAGCACGACCGGATCGCGAGCTGGGACCTGAAGAGTGGGCACCAGGACGGCACCACGCTGACCAGCGCCACGAAGAGCGCGTCGACGGCCGTGGTCGCCGACGCGACGCCGCATCGTCGCGTGGTGGAGGATTTCGTCGATGCCCTGCAGCACAAGCGACGGCCCGCCTGCGATGGGCGCGAAGGTCGGCGCAGCATCGCCCTGGCCGAGGCGCTGTACGAATCTGCCAGGAGCGGGGCCCTGACCACCGTCGCCCACGACTAG
- a CDS encoding gluconate 2-dehydrogenase subunit 3 family protein — protein MEIEMNEINETATAAGMSRRSMLKAIGTSAGTLALLPLISEEGALAFEAIQRAKAAPKLKALTAAQYATVDAFTEAIIPTDAHSPGAKAARVADYIDLLLSESDAALRNTWTQGLVALDEAAVAKFKAPFVKLGAAQVNEFLTEISANEMQPKTPVELFFRTTKDATIRGYYTSEIGIQQDLQYKGNQYLPEFVGCLTEDGKDCPHCGQKAQPMAE, from the coding sequence ATGGAGATCGAGATGAACGAGATCAACGAAACCGCGACCGCAGCCGGGATGAGCCGCCGCTCGATGCTCAAGGCGATCGGCACCAGCGCCGGAACCCTGGCGCTCCTGCCATTGATCTCGGAGGAGGGCGCGCTGGCCTTCGAGGCAATTCAGCGGGCCAAAGCCGCGCCCAAGCTGAAAGCGCTGACGGCGGCGCAGTACGCCACCGTCGACGCGTTCACCGAGGCCATCATCCCGACCGACGCGCATTCGCCGGGCGCGAAGGCGGCGCGGGTAGCGGACTACATCGACCTGCTGCTCTCCGAATCCGATGCCGCCTTGCGCAACACCTGGACGCAAGGGCTCGTCGCGCTCGACGAAGCGGCCGTCGCGAAGTTCAAGGCCCCCTTCGTGAAGCTCGGCGCGGCACAGGTCAACGAGTTCCTGACCGAGATCAGCGCCAACGAAATGCAGCCGAAGACGCCTGTCGAACTGTTCTTCCGCACCACCAAGGACGCGACGATTCGCGGCTACTACACGTCGGAAATCGGCATTCAGCAGGACCTGCAGTACAAGGGCAACCAGTACCTCCCCGAGTTTGTCGGCTGCCTCACCGAGGACGGCAAGGATTGTCCCCACTGCGGCCAGAAGGCCCAGCCAATGGCCGAGTGA
- a CDS encoding GMC oxidoreductase, giving the protein MHAQPVAPLTPGREPYDAIVVGSGAAGGMAAFQLAMSGIKVLLVEAGRMLDPQKEYKTMEWPYKDVRRQRLPVDEFALSAAEYRTLDRPYGLTPEMQKYKKVMSYSGNHFTREWMADEKQNPITGTPYAWVRARVLGGKTNLWGRVSLRFSELDLKAKSHDGFGEDWPIGYADISPYYDKVDTLLGISGTKENIPHLPDGIFQRPLKLNCGEVQVQRAIAKMGRRLIPGRAGVTTDGVLSSKYRSRCMGRGRCGRGCDLNAAFHSPAALIFPARDTGNLTVRPDSVVSEILIDDSTNKATGVRVIDRNTKETMDFKGRLVIVAASCLESTRLLLNSKSASRSNGAANSSGVVGHYFCEHVMGPGASGTLPSRVGTMPTNDDGRPQSTYIVRFRNVTDKHPDFIRGYGFQGASGAAEYPANAAETAGFGASFKKSVRDTYPALVNYGGFGEVLARKENRVFLDPEVKDAWGIPALRFDYTFGDNEKKMAADMADTAEEMLRAAGATDITVRRDILTEGWSIHEMGTARMGNDPKSSVTNSFGQTHDIKNLFVVDGSIFVSASCQNPTWMIMALCWRAMDYVKDEMKRGNL; this is encoded by the coding sequence ATGCACGCCCAACCTGTCGCCCCTCTCACTCCCGGGCGCGAGCCCTACGACGCCATCGTCGTCGGCTCCGGTGCTGCCGGCGGCATGGCCGCGTTCCAGTTGGCGATGTCGGGCATCAAGGTGCTCCTGGTCGAGGCGGGGCGCATGCTCGACCCGCAGAAGGAGTACAAGACGATGGAGTGGCCGTACAAGGACGTGCGGCGCCAGCGTCTGCCGGTGGACGAGTTCGCGCTCTCGGCGGCCGAGTACCGCACGCTTGACCGACCCTACGGGCTCACGCCCGAGATGCAGAAGTACAAGAAGGTGATGTCCTACTCGGGCAATCACTTCACGCGCGAGTGGATGGCCGACGAGAAGCAGAACCCGATCACCGGGACGCCGTATGCGTGGGTCCGTGCCCGCGTACTTGGCGGCAAGACCAATCTCTGGGGGCGCGTGTCGTTGCGCTTCTCGGAGCTGGATCTGAAGGCGAAGAGCCACGACGGGTTCGGCGAGGACTGGCCGATCGGCTATGCCGACATCTCGCCCTACTACGACAAGGTGGACACGCTGCTCGGCATCTCGGGCACGAAGGAGAACATTCCGCACCTGCCCGACGGCATCTTCCAGCGGCCGCTGAAGCTCAATTGCGGGGAAGTGCAAGTGCAGCGGGCGATCGCGAAGATGGGGCGCAGGCTGATTCCGGGTCGCGCCGGCGTGACCACGGACGGCGTGCTGAGCAGCAAGTACCGGTCGCGGTGCATGGGCCGCGGCCGCTGTGGCCGGGGCTGCGACCTGAACGCGGCGTTCCATTCGCCGGCCGCGCTGATCTTCCCGGCCCGTGACACCGGCAACCTGACGGTGCGGCCCGACTCGGTCGTGTCCGAGATCCTGATCGACGACAGCACCAACAAGGCCACGGGCGTCCGGGTCATCGACCGAAATACGAAGGAGACGATGGACTTCAAGGGACGCCTCGTGATCGTGGCGGCGTCCTGCCTCGAGTCGACGCGGTTGCTGCTTAACAGCAAGTCGGCGAGCCGTTCGAACGGAGCGGCGAATTCCTCGGGCGTGGTCGGCCACTATTTCTGCGAGCACGTGATGGGTCCGGGTGCGAGCGGCACGCTGCCGTCGCGCGTCGGCACCATGCCGACCAACGACGACGGGCGGCCGCAGAGCACGTACATCGTGCGGTTCCGCAACGTCACCGACAAGCATCCCGACTTCATTCGCGGCTACGGATTCCAGGGCGCGAGCGGCGCCGCGGAGTACCCGGCCAATGCCGCCGAGACCGCCGGATTCGGCGCGTCGTTCAAGAAGAGCGTCCGGGACACCTATCCGGCGCTGGTCAACTACGGCGGCTTCGGCGAGGTGCTCGCCCGCAAGGAGAACCGTGTCTTCCTCGACCCCGAGGTGAAGGACGCGTGGGGCATCCCGGCGCTGCGCTTCGACTACACGTTCGGCGACAACGAGAAGAAGATGGCCGCCGACATGGCGGACACGGCCGAGGAGATGCTCCGCGCCGCCGGCGCCACCGACATCACGGTACGGCGCGACATCCTCACCGAAGGCTGGTCGATCCACGAGATGGGCACCGCGCGCATGGGCAACGACCCGAAGAGCTCGGTGACCAATTCGTTCGGCCAGACGCACGACATCAAGAACCTGTTCGTCGTCGATGGCAGTATCTTCGTGTCGGCCAGTTGCCAGAATCCGACGTGGATGATCATGGCGCTCTGCTGGCGCGCCATGGACTACGTGAAGGACGAGATGAAGCGCGGCAATCTGTAG
- a CDS encoding GMC oxidoreductase: MQPSRPPARPQSDASLDIDLAAVLAESQAMSKRVTPGSGPWDVIIVGSGAAGGMAAFQLATAGIKVLVLEAGRMLDGQKEYRTMEWPYQSLRRQRMPPDMRSLNVAEYNFVDRPYSNHPEFEKYKKLTSYAANTFTRNWVVNEKENPTTGTPYAWVRARILGGKTNFWGRGALRYGPYEFKAASHDGYDVDWPIGYDDVKGYYDKVDTLLGCSGSKEGLDQVPDGIFQTPSKLNCTETVFRNGIATLGRKLIPGRAGITTDGVLNNKYRQRCMRRGRCGRGCDLNASFHSPAALIAPARDTGNMTLRPYSVVREVLLDEDTNKARGVRVIDAQTREVMDFTARVVVLGAGTLDTTRILLNSKSSRYPNGLGNTNDVLGRYLSEHIMGVRGSGFIPQRIGKTPTVDDARGVGPYIPRFRNIGTDKRTDFIRGYHFQGGGGAAEYPSHAHGVKGFGASFKSSVRTYYPAPIAFGGFGEVLPRWENRVLLDTQVVDAWGIPVLRFDYRFGDNEKKMLADMAGSIEEMFRAAGAEDIEIGREALPEGWSIHEIGTARMGTDPKTSYADAWCRPHGVANVFLADASPYVSGGTQNTTWTILAMCWRTMDFVKEQMRTGSL, from the coding sequence ATGCAGCCCTCCCGCCCTCCCGCACGTCCGCAGTCCGACGCTTCGCTGGACATCGATCTGGCGGCCGTGCTCGCCGAGTCACAGGCGATGTCGAAGAGGGTCACGCCTGGATCCGGCCCCTGGGACGTGATCATCGTCGGCTCCGGTGCGGCAGGCGGCATGGCGGCTTTCCAACTCGCCACGGCCGGCATCAAGGTCCTGGTCCTCGAGGCCGGCCGGATGCTGGACGGGCAGAAGGAATACCGGACCATGGAGTGGCCGTATCAGTCGCTCCGTCGCCAGCGTATGCCGCCGGACATGCGCAGCCTGAACGTCGCCGAGTACAACTTCGTCGACCGGCCCTACAGCAATCATCCCGAGTTCGAGAAGTACAAGAAGCTCACGAGCTACGCCGCCAACACGTTCACGCGCAACTGGGTCGTGAACGAGAAGGAGAATCCGACGACGGGGACCCCGTACGCCTGGGTCCGGGCGCGCATTCTCGGCGGCAAGACGAATTTCTGGGGGCGCGGGGCGCTGCGCTACGGCCCGTACGAGTTCAAGGCCGCGAGTCACGACGGTTACGACGTCGACTGGCCGATCGGCTACGACGACGTGAAGGGCTATTACGACAAGGTCGACACGCTGCTCGGCTGCTCGGGCAGCAAGGAAGGACTCGACCAGGTGCCCGACGGCATCTTCCAGACGCCGTCGAAGCTGAATTGCACCGAGACGGTCTTTCGCAACGGCATCGCCACGCTCGGACGCAAGCTGATTCCCGGTCGTGCGGGCATCACGACCGACGGCGTGTTGAACAACAAGTACCGGCAGCGTTGCATGCGCCGCGGGCGTTGTGGCCGCGGCTGCGACCTCAACGCGTCGTTCCACTCGCCTGCAGCGCTCATCGCGCCCGCGCGCGACACCGGCAACATGACGCTCCGGCCGTATTCGGTGGTGCGCGAGGTGCTGCTCGACGAGGACACCAACAAGGCCCGGGGCGTGCGGGTGATCGATGCGCAGACCAGGGAAGTCATGGACTTCACGGCGCGTGTCGTGGTGCTCGGCGCCGGCACGCTCGATACCACGCGCATCCTGCTGAACTCGAAGTCGTCGCGGTATCCGAACGGGCTCGGCAACACCAACGACGTGCTCGGCCGGTACCTGAGCGAACACATCATGGGCGTGCGCGGCAGCGGCTTCATCCCGCAGCGTATCGGCAAGACGCCGACCGTGGACGACGCCCGCGGCGTCGGCCCCTACATCCCGCGATTCCGCAACATCGGCACCGACAAGCGCACCGACTTCATCCGCGGTTACCACTTCCAGGGCGGCGGCGGCGCCGCGGAGTATCCCAGTCACGCACACGGCGTGAAGGGATTCGGGGCCTCGTTCAAGAGTTCGGTGCGCACGTACTATCCGGCGCCGATCGCGTTTGGCGGCTTCGGCGAGGTCTTGCCGCGCTGGGAGAACCGTGTCCTGCTCGACACGCAGGTCGTCGACGCGTGGGGGATCCCGGTGCTCCGGTTCGACTACCGGTTCGGCGACAACGAGAAGAAGATGCTGGCCGACATGGCCGGCTCGATCGAGGAGATGTTCAGGGCCGCCGGCGCCGAGGACATCGAGATCGGCCGCGAGGCGTTGCCGGAAGGCTGGTCGATCCACGAAATCGGCACGGCGCGGATGGGCACCGATCCGAAGACCTCCTACGCCGATGCCTGGTGCCGCCCGCACGGCGTCGCCAACGTGTTCCTCGCCGACGCGAGTCCCTACGTGTCGGGAGGGACGCAGAACACCACCTGGACCATCCTCGCGATGTGCTGGCGGACGATGGACTTCGTGAAGGAACAGATGCGGACAGGAAGCCTGTAG